The Nitrospirota bacterium genome has a window encoding:
- a CDS encoding OmpH family outer membrane protein: MRISFFKKFCILSFLLFVIYCLPISSIASDQVKIGVIDIQKVLNESEEGKKAKSNLETLIRSKQSIIDEKGKAIEKLKSEIEKQSSVLSADARKNKEEELEKLIREYQRTVQDSQAEIKKKESDLTDIILREIQEIVSKIGETEGYTLIIEKGMIIFSNKNIDITDTILKKYNESKAKKKE; encoded by the coding sequence ATGAGAATATCTTTTTTCAAAAAATTTTGCATACTAAGTTTTCTGCTATTCGTTATCTATTGTTTACCAATTTCTTCAATCGCATCTGACCAGGTAAAAATTGGTGTAATAGATATTCAGAAAGTTTTAAATGAATCGGAAGAAGGAAAGAAGGCAAAATCCAATCTTGAAACTTTGATAAGATCTAAACAGAGTATAATTGATGAAAAAGGCAAAGCTATAGAAAAACTGAAAAGTGAAATAGAGAAACAGTCATCCGTTCTTTCTGCTGATGCAAGAAAAAACAAGGAAGAGGAGTTGGAGAAATTGATAAGGGAATATCAACGAACTGTTCAGGATTCTCAGGCAGAAATAAAAAAGAAAGAAAGCGATTTAACGGATATAATTTTGAGGGAAATTCAGGAAATAGTAAGTAAGATTGGAGAAACAGAAGGATATACGCTAATTATTGAAAAGGGCATGATTATATTTTCAAATAAAAATATTGACATCACTGATACCATCTTGAAGAAATACAATGAATCAAAGGCAAAAAAGAAAGAGTGA
- the bamA gene encoding outer membrane protein assembly factor BamA, which produces MSQLKFILIFLSLIILFSVSSTYAEEFPIINAIEIQGLKRIEESAIKSKIVQKRGETISQEKTNEDIKAIFKMGYFDDVRAEIEPFEGGVKLIYIVKEKPTIIKIDLQGNDEIEDSKLREKLTITTGAIADAVLIQDNANNLRMLYEEEGYWLSHIVPVIRRIGEDEVSLTYQIEEGQKIRIKKIIFEGNKAISSGKIKKVMETKEWWLFSFITSSGYYQKVRIDSDIEKIKDLYFNNGFIKVVVGEPTIKLTEDKEGMIISIPISEGEQFKISSIELSGNKVFDENKIREKITMSKGELFSKEKLRKDIFSISDLYSQNGYAAISVTPDLSPDQDNKLVSVSLKIDEGEQYKIGRIEISGNTKTRDKVIRREVKLDEGDIYNSALIKRSYERINNLNFFETVELIPKPRPEEKLVDIEIKVKERATGFFSIGGGYSSVENFIFMAELTQGNLFGKGQFIKLRGELGGRTTLYDISYKDPWFLDKPLTFSTSLYKTTREYIEYNKKATGFEIAFGKRFTEYVWGNIAYNFEDAEIYDVTDDAPTIIKDQEGTSVTSSITPSLVRDSRDNFLDPSRGSRNSLSVTFAGLGGTNKFLKGELDSAWFIPIKSTSVMLRGRFGYATGIGGEELPLYERFYVGGIYTVRGLDYGEAGPRDEETGDEIGGTEQLIFNVEYIFPLISDIRLKGLIFFDAGNSYEEFNNFGELRYTTGLGVRWISPIGPVRIEWGYNLDRKPGESSSRFEFAFGTFF; this is translated from the coding sequence ATGTCTCAATTGAAATTTATTTTAATTTTTTTGAGTCTAATAATACTTTTCTCCGTAAGTTCAACTTACGCTGAGGAATTTCCTATTATCAATGCAATAGAAATACAAGGATTGAAACGTATTGAAGAAAGCGCTATCAAATCAAAGATTGTTCAGAAACGAGGTGAAACAATTTCACAGGAAAAAACGAATGAGGATATCAAGGCAATTTTCAAAATGGGGTATTTCGATGATGTAAGAGCAGAGATTGAACCTTTCGAAGGCGGGGTAAAACTCATATATATTGTAAAAGAAAAACCCACTATCATAAAAATTGATTTGCAGGGGAATGACGAAATTGAGGATTCAAAGCTTAGAGAAAAACTAACCATAACTACCGGAGCTATTGCTGATGCTGTATTAATACAGGACAATGCTAATAATCTAAGGATGCTTTATGAAGAGGAAGGATACTGGTTATCACACATAGTTCCCGTAATTAGAAGAATAGGAGAGGATGAAGTCAGTTTGACATATCAGATCGAAGAGGGGCAGAAGATTAGGATAAAAAAGATAATATTTGAAGGTAATAAAGCTATATCATCAGGCAAGATAAAAAAAGTAATGGAAACTAAAGAATGGTGGTTATTCTCTTTCATTACTTCATCTGGTTATTATCAAAAAGTTCGTATAGATTCAGATATAGAAAAAATTAAAGATCTCTACTTTAATAATGGATTTATCAAAGTTGTTGTAGGAGAACCAACAATAAAGCTTACTGAAGATAAAGAAGGCATGATAATTTCTATCCCAATCTCAGAGGGCGAACAGTTTAAAATTTCTTCGATAGAATTATCTGGGAATAAAGTTTTTGACGAGAATAAAATCAGAGAAAAGATTACCATGTCTAAAGGAGAACTATTCAGCAAGGAGAAACTGCGTAAAGATATATTTTCGATATCTGATCTTTACTCACAGAACGGATACGCTGCAATTTCAGTCACTCCTGATCTGTCACCTGATCAAGATAATAAACTTGTCAGCGTTTCTTTGAAGATTGATGAAGGTGAACAATATAAAATAGGCAGGATAGAAATTTCAGGCAATACAAAAACAAGAGACAAAGTTATACGCAGAGAGGTTAAACTCGATGAAGGTGATATATACAACAGCGCCTTAATAAAAAGAAGTTACGAGAGGATTAACAATCTTAATTTTTTCGAAACAGTTGAATTGATACCAAAACCCAGACCTGAGGAAAAACTTGTTGATATTGAAATAAAAGTAAAAGAGAGAGCAACTGGATTTTTCAGCATTGGAGGTGGTTATAGTTCAGTAGAAAATTTCATATTCATGGCTGAACTAACTCAGGGAAATCTATTCGGTAAGGGTCAGTTCATCAAACTACGGGGAGAATTAGGTGGAAGAACTACATTATATGATATATCTTATAAGGACCCATGGTTTCTTGATAAACCACTAACTTTTTCTACCAGTCTATATAAAACTACAAGGGAATATATTGAATATAATAAAAAAGCAACAGGTTTTGAAATTGCGTTTGGTAAAAGGTTTACTGAATATGTATGGGGTAACATAGCATATAATTTTGAGGATGCAGAAATATACGATGTTACAGATGATGCACCGACTATTATAAAGGATCAGGAAGGGACAAGTGTCACAAGCAGTATTACCCCCTCACTTGTAAGGGATTCACGAGACAATTTCCTTGACCCATCAAGAGGCTCAAGGAATTCTCTTTCTGTTACCTTTGCCGGCCTCGGCGGCACAAACAAATTCTTAAAAGGAGAGTTAGATTCTGCATGGTTCATACCTATAAAAAGCACCTCTGTAATGTTAAGAGGAAGATTTGGTTATGCCACAGGAATTGGCGGTGAAGAGTTGCCATTATACGAAAGGTTTTATGTTGGAGGTATTTATACTGTTCGAGGTTTGGATTATGGGGAAGCTGGTCCAAGAGACGAAGAAACTGGAGACGAAATAGGTGGCACCGAACAACTCATTTTCAATGTAGAATATATCTTTCCATTAATAAGTGATATTCGTCTAAAAGGTTTAATTTTCTTTGACGCAGGAAATTCCTATGAAGAATTTAACAATTTTGGAGAATTAAGATATACTACAGGATTGGGAGTGCGTTGGATTTCCCCTATCGGCCCTGTAAGAATCGAGTGGGGATATAATCTCGACAGAAAACCTGGCGAAAGCTCCAGTAGATTTGAGTTTGCATTTGGCACATTCTTTTAA
- the dsrA gene encoding dissimilatory-type sulfite reductase subunit alpha: MGIPGQEKLWDKEEKEHRKYEDVRIFTDEQLKNYTEDELKSFKPKHATPMLNELEKGPWPSFVSDIKREALHRRKLGQDNLMIPLEVCEDLLGVVELSYKEGETHWKHGGIVGVLGYGGGVIGRYCDQQEKFPAVAHFHTVRINQTGGKFYNSDYLRLVCDICEYRGSGIMNLHGSTGDMVMLGTTTEQLEPIFFDLTHDLGCDIGGSGSNLRTPSDCIGPARCEFACYDTLDLCYDMTMTFQDELHRPAFPYKYKFKFDGCPNCCVASVARSDTAFIGTWKDDIRINQDAVKAYVAGEIPRDGGGMAGANWGPFNIQEEVIDLCPTQCMQWDGKKLTINNAECNRCMHCINVMPEALRVGKDTGLSMLFGAKAPILEGAQMAVLTIPFIYAKSPYDSIKEVQRKVFDWWIEEGKNRERLGELIQRMGLKTFIEVIGIPAMPQMVKEPRSNPYVFFKEEEVPGGWKRDINDYRSRHPR, translated from the coding sequence ATGGGAATCCCAGGACAAGAGAAGTTATGGGATAAAGAAGAGAAAGAGCATAGGAAATATGAAGATGTGCGAATTTTTACTGATGAGCAGTTGAAAAATTACACAGAAGACGAGCTAAAAAGCTTCAAGCCAAAACATGCTACCCCAATGTTAAATGAGCTGGAAAAAGGTCCGTGGCCAAGCTTTGTGAGTGATATTAAGAGAGAAGCATTACATAGGAGAAAACTCGGACAGGATAATTTGATGATACCTTTAGAGGTGTGTGAAGACTTACTTGGTGTAGTAGAGCTCTCTTATAAAGAAGGTGAAACACACTGGAAACATGGCGGTATTGTCGGTGTTCTTGGTTATGGAGGAGGCGTTATCGGTCGTTATTGTGACCAGCAAGAAAAATTCCCTGCGGTCGCTCATTTCCATACTGTCAGAATCAATCAGACAGGTGGTAAGTTTTACAATAGCGATTATTTAAGACTTGTTTGTGATATCTGTGAGTATCGGGGAAGCGGTATAATGAATTTACATGGTTCTACTGGTGACATGGTTATGCTTGGGACAACTACTGAACAATTAGAACCTATTTTCTTTGATTTAACCCACGATCTCGGATGTGATATAGGAGGTTCTGGTTCAAACCTTAGAACACCATCCGACTGCATAGGCCCTGCGAGATGTGAATTTGCATGTTACGATACACTCGACTTATGTTATGACATGACGATGACATTCCAGGATGAATTACACAGACCTGCATTTCCTTATAAATACAAATTTAAATTTGATGGATGTCCAAATTGTTGCGTTGCATCAGTTGCTCGCTCAGATACAGCTTTTATAGGAACCTGGAAGGACGATATACGGATTAATCAGGATGCTGTAAAAGCATATGTGGCTGGAGAAATCCCTCGCGATGGTGGTGGAATGGCTGGCGCAAATTGGGGTCCGTTTAACATTCAAGAAGAGGTAATTGATCTTTGTCCTACTCAGTGTATGCAATGGGATGGTAAAAAATTAACTATTAATAATGCAGAATGTAATCGGTGTATGCATTGCATCAATGTAATGCCAGAAGCACTAAGAGTTGGTAAGGATACAGGTTTGAGCATGCTTTTTGGAGCAAAGGCTCCTATTCTCGAAGGTGCTCAAATGGCTGTTTTGACGATTCCATTCATTTATGCCAAAAGCCCATATGATAGTATTAAAGAAGTTCAAAGAAAGGTCTTTGACTGGTGGATTGAAGAAGGTAAAAACAGAGAGCGTCTTGGTGAGTTAATACAGCGTATGGGATTAAAGACATTTATCGAAGTTATAGGAATTCCGGCAATGCCACAAATGGTCAAAGAACCTCGTTCAAACCCATATGTTTTCTTTAAGGAGGAGGAAGTCCCCGGTGGATGGAAGAGAGATATTAACGATTATAGAAGCAGACATCCAAGATAA
- the dsrB gene encoding dissimilatory-type sulfite reductase subunit beta, whose product MSKGRLGYYNPQKPQEGRITDIGPAHYKQLMPPVLRKNYGKWVSHRILEPGLLMHVSETGDKAYTVRAGAPRVMSVEHVREICDIADKYTGGYVRWTTRNNIEFITDSEDKARALKKELDSRKHVGGSFKFPTGGTGNSITNIVHTQGWVHCHTPATDASGLVKSVADALFEDFKTMRLPAKLRVSMACCLNMCGAVHCSDIALLGYHRKPPAIDHDVLMKVCEIPLVVAACPLYAIKPITLEDGKTKSVQVNVEKCMYCGNCYTMCMALPLADKAGDGVAILAGGKISNRISMPKFSKVVVPWLPNNMPRWPEVVETVKKIVEAYAKDARKYERLGDWAERIGWERFFEKTGLEFSWHILDDYRLAYDTFRTSTQFKYTDHAWAVSKAVSGI is encoded by the coding sequence ATGTCGAAAGGTAGATTAGGATATTACAATCCCCAAAAGCCACAAGAAGGCAGGATTACTGATATTGGTCCAGCACATTACAAACAATTAATGCCACCTGTTTTAAGAAAGAATTATGGAAAGTGGGTTTCTCACAGAATATTAGAGCCTGGCTTACTGATGCATGTATCTGAAACAGGAGATAAAGCATATACAGTGAGAGCGGGGGCTCCAAGAGTAATGTCAGTTGAGCATGTTCGTGAAATCTGTGACATAGCAGATAAATATACAGGTGGATATGTAAGATGGACAACAAGAAATAACATAGAATTTATAACTGATAGTGAAGATAAAGCTCGAGCATTAAAGAAAGAATTGGATAGCAGAAAGCACGTCGGAGGCTCTTTTAAATTCCCAACAGGTGGCACAGGGAATTCTATAACAAACATTGTTCATACTCAAGGCTGGGTTCATTGCCATACTCCAGCAACTGATGCTTCTGGTCTCGTAAAATCTGTTGCTGATGCCCTATTTGAGGATTTTAAAACCATGAGACTGCCAGCAAAACTAAGGGTTTCTATGGCATGTTGTCTAAATATGTGCGGTGCAGTCCACTGTTCTGATATAGCCCTTTTAGGGTATCACAGAAAACCACCAGCAATTGACCACGATGTTCTTATGAAAGTGTGTGAGATCCCACTTGTTGTTGCAGCATGTCCTCTTTATGCAATTAAGCCAATTACACTGGAAGATGGGAAAACTAAAAGCGTTCAGGTTAATGTTGAGAAATGTATGTATTGTGGTAATTGCTATACTATGTGTATGGCATTGCCACTTGCTGACAAAGCGGGTGACGGTGTAGCTATACTTGCGGGTGGTAAGATTTCTAACCGTATTAGCATGCCTAAATTCTCAAAGGTGGTTGTGCCTTGGTTACCTAATAATATGCCTCGCTGGCCTGAAGTGGTTGAAACAGTGAAAAAGATTGTAGAAGCTTATGCAAAAGATGCAAGGAAATATGAAAGACTCGGCGATTGGGCAGAAAGGATTGGTTGGGAAAGGTTCTTTGAAAAGACAGGGTTGGAATTCTCATGGCATATACTTGACGATTATCGGTTAGCATATGATACTTTCAGAACTTCGACTCAATTTAAGTATACAGACCATGCATGGGCTGTATCTAAAGCAGTAAGTGGCATATAG
- a CDS encoding sulfite reductase → MGREEDIRQAILDYGSKGAKSKFYFKDMLAGVKKVIPDTGASEVKNVASKMVAEGVLEYFSTGSSTMYGVKGRGVSPEKAGDTGG, encoded by the coding sequence ATGGGAAGAGAAGAAGACATTAGACAGGCCATTCTTGATTACGGTTCAAAAGGAGCAAAAAGCAAGTTTTATTTTAAAGATATGCTTGCTGGGGTGAAAAAAGTTATCCCTGACACTGGAGCTTCTGAAGTCAAGAATGTAGCTTCAAAAATGGTAGCCGAAGGTGTATTGGAGTATTTCTCTACTGGAAGTTCAACTATGTATGGAGTAAAAGGTAGAGGGGTATCTCCTGAAAAAGCTGGTGACACTGGCGGCTAA
- a CDS encoding tetratricopeptide repeat protein: protein MEDPKDIERFIYEQKMRLAEKPECATSLYNLGVAYMVQGDFDKAIEAFEESIDVGVRMFEAYVNLGYIYFKEGDLEKVVKANLRAIEIEPRYARGYSNLGFAYLQMGKTDKAIEALEKALELNPEIVQAMCNLANAYLQKGDIEKSLTINKKMIELAPNFALGHNNLANVFYLMGEFDKAVEHCKKAQSLGFEVHPDLLKLLEPYRKRTKKQIVDSKNNKKKISAKNKEKLKKIKHKE, encoded by the coding sequence ATGGAAGATCCAAAAGATATAGAGCGATTTATTTATGAACAGAAGATGAGATTGGCCGAAAAGCCAGAGTGTGCTACTTCTCTTTATAACCTTGGAGTTGCATATATGGTTCAGGGCGACTTCGATAAGGCGATTGAAGCATTTGAAGAATCTATTGATGTGGGTGTTAGGATGTTTGAGGCTTATGTGAATCTTGGATATATTTATTTCAAAGAAGGGGATCTTGAGAAGGTTGTTAAAGCTAATCTACGTGCTATTGAGATAGAACCTCGTTATGCAAGGGGATATTCAAATCTCGGGTTTGCATATCTTCAGATGGGTAAAACAGATAAGGCTATAGAAGCACTGGAAAAAGCATTAGAATTAAATCCTGAAATAGTCCAGGCAATGTGTAATCTTGCAAATGCATATTTGCAGAAAGGTGATATTGAAAAGAGTCTTACAATAAATAAAAAAATGATTGAGCTTGCACCGAATTTTGCACTCGGGCATAATAATCTTGCTAATGTATTTTACTTAATGGGAGAATTTGATAAAGCAGTCGAACATTGTAAGAAAGCCCAATCCCTGGGTTTTGAGGTTCATCCTGATTTGCTTAAGCTTCTTGAGCCGTACAGAAAAAGAACAAAGAAACAGATAGTCGATAGTAAGAATAACAAAAAGAAAATTTCAGCTAAGAATAAAGAGAAGTTAAAGAAAATTAAACATAAAGAATGA
- a CDS encoding YkgJ family cysteine cluster protein, which translates to MIEELFSQYTALARKAEILFKTIQEKYPDSVRCRIRCSGCCYAIFGLFPVEAAYINMHFNRLERKKRRDILRRAEKAEVEMLKAKETLKIFDQDQKMKVYGLGKQKVRCPFLSDRDECVFYEKRPIICRVYGVPYSVEKDKKEHSYVCGLSAFEEKASYPTVKLNRIYDQLCKLSQDLLVEGKTLHPERKATLMIPLARVLRMSFEDIVKGNFEE; encoded by the coding sequence ATGATTGAAGAGCTTTTTTCGCAGTATACTGCATTAGCACGAAAAGCAGAGATCCTTTTTAAAACAATTCAAGAAAAATATCCTGATAGTGTTCGCTGTCGAATACGTTGCAGTGGTTGTTGTTATGCAATTTTTGGTTTATTCCCTGTCGAGGCTGCTTATATTAATATGCATTTCAACCGTCTTGAAAGAAAGAAAAGGAGAGATATACTCAGACGGGCTGAGAAGGCAGAGGTTGAAATGCTCAAAGCAAAAGAGACCCTTAAAATTTTCGATCAAGATCAAAAAATGAAGGTTTATGGACTGGGAAAACAAAAAGTGAGATGCCCTTTCCTAAGCGACAGAGATGAGTGTGTTTTTTACGAAAAACGGCCTATTATCTGTCGTGTTTATGGAGTGCCATATAGTGTTGAAAAAGATAAAAAGGAACATTCTTATGTCTGCGGACTTTCTGCATTTGAAGAAAAAGCTTCATATCCGACCGTTAAACTTAACAGAATATATGATCAGCTATGCAAACTTTCACAGGATCTTCTTGTCGAAGGAAAAACCCTCCATCCTGAAAGAAAAGCAACCCTTATGATTCCCCTCGCAAGAGTTCTCAGGATGTCCTTTGAAGACATAGTCAAAGGGAATTTCGAAGAGTAG
- a CDS encoding zinc ribbon domain-containing protein: protein MPIYEFRCIGCGHIFELLKLKKEDGKSGMKCPKCGCEEVERVLSTINVGTSSSGRKAKQTIKSCGGGSCATFEIPGPKR, encoded by the coding sequence ATGCCCATATATGAATTCAGGTGTATTGGTTGCGGACATATCTTTGAGCTTTTAAAATTGAAAAAGGAGGATGGAAAGTCAGGAATGAAGTGCCCAAAGTGTGGCTGTGAGGAAGTGGAAAGAGTTTTGAGTACGATAAATGTAGGAACATCAAGTAGTGGCAGAAAAGCAAAACAGACAATTAAAAGTTGTGGTGGTGGTAGCTGTGCCACCTTTGAAATCCCGGGCCCAAAGAGATGA
- a CDS encoding cobyrinate a,c-diamide synthase codes for MIQYPRLIISGLGGDNGKTAISTGLCRLWHKESKKVIPFKKGPDYIDMAWLSYAAKHPCYNLDLFLMSKDDVKFSFSHYAKNSDISVIEGNRGLYDGMDEAGSVSTAEIAKLLHSPVIIVVDCTKVTRTVAALILGCKMLDPDVSIKGVILNKLAGHRHESIIRKSIEFNCGLSVCGAIPRLTNIIFPGRHLGLVPPQEHPEAEEAIENAASIAKKYLDLEKLWEIAHDAHPLLVNSQRLLKQSIVNSHSLLVKHSDKFQVANDQLRVGVIRDSAFQFYYQENLDALKKEGVELIEFSSLTDDLPSDIDALYIGGGFPETHAEQLSSNVKLRHAIKIAAEEGLPIYAECGGLIYLSEKLIYGGKSYDMTGVLPIVMGVSKKPAGHGYTVIEVESPNPFFKIGLILHGHEFHYSHVLNLEEISQIEKGYNVELESGMQMGLSTLKDSIYFAFKMNKGVGIMNRKDGLCYKNVLATYTHLHALGAKEWVEAMIQVALVNKKTSN; via the coding sequence ATGATTCAATATCCGAGGCTTATAATATCAGGCCTCGGTGGAGATAATGGCAAGACAGCCATTAGCACAGGTTTATGTCGTTTATGGCATAAAGAGTCAAAGAAAGTCATTCCTTTTAAAAAAGGTCCTGACTACATTGATATGGCCTGGTTGAGTTATGCCGCAAAACATCCCTGTTATAATCTCGATCTTTTTTTAATGAGTAAAGATGATGTTAAATTCTCTTTCAGCCATTATGCAAAAAATTCAGATATTTCGGTTATTGAAGGAAATCGCGGTCTTTACGACGGAATGGATGAAGCTGGGAGTGTGAGTACTGCTGAAATAGCCAAGCTACTTCATTCACCTGTCATTATTGTTGTAGATTGCACGAAGGTTACAAGGACTGTAGCTGCACTAATACTCGGATGTAAGATGTTAGATCCGGATGTTTCCATAAAAGGAGTAATTCTCAATAAATTAGCCGGACACCGGCATGAATCAATTATCCGTAAGAGTATAGAATTTAATTGTGGTCTATCAGTTTGTGGAGCAATCCCGCGTTTGACGAATATAATATTTCCTGGAAGGCACCTTGGTTTGGTGCCGCCTCAGGAACACCCGGAGGCTGAAGAGGCGATTGAAAATGCTGCATCTATAGCTAAGAAATACCTTGACCTGGAGAAATTGTGGGAGATCGCCCACGATGCACACCCATTATTAGTCAATAGTCAACGGTTATTAAAACAGTCAATTGTCAATAGTCATTCGTTATTGGTAAAGCACAGTGACAAGTTTCAGGTCGCCAATGACCAACTCAGGGTTGGCGTTATCAGGGATTCAGCGTTTCAATTTTATTATCAGGAAAATCTTGATGCCTTAAAAAAAGAAGGGGTGGAACTTATTGAGTTCAGCTCGTTAACAGATGACCTCCCATCTGATATTGATGCACTATATATTGGTGGTGGCTTCCCTGAAACACATGCAGAGCAGTTGTCTTCCAATGTAAAATTAAGACACGCAATCAAAATAGCTGCTGAGGAAGGATTACCAATCTATGCTGAATGTGGAGGACTGATTTATCTTAGCGAAAAGTTAATCTATGGAGGTAAATCATATGATATGACAGGTGTTTTACCTATCGTTATGGGAGTAAGCAAGAAACCTGCGGGGCATGGTTATACAGTGATAGAAGTAGAATCACCCAATCCATTTTTTAAAATTGGACTTATTCTTCATGGGCATGAGTTCCATTATTCGCACGTCCTAAACCTGGAGGAAATCAGTCAGATAGAAAAGGGATACAATGTGGAACTCGAAAGTGGAATGCAGATGGGATTATCGACTCTAAAGGATAGTATTTATTTTGCATTTAAAATGAATAAAGGCGTGGGGATAATGAATAGAAAAGATGGACTTTGTTATAAGAATGTGCTTGCGACTTACACACATTTACATGCACTTGGAGCAAAAGAGTGGGTAGAGGCAATGATACAAGTTGCACTCGTAAACAAAAAAACAAGCAATTAA
- a CDS encoding TusE/DsrC/DsvC family sulfur relay protein — protein sequence MPYLEFEGKQYEIDEDGYLQDWQAWQPGIAELMAKEDGITLTQEHWEIINFLRDYFVKFQIAPMIKILVKEIGKVMGPEKGNTKYLYQLFPAGPAKQACRYAGLPKPTGCV from the coding sequence ATGCCGTATTTGGAATTTGAAGGAAAACAGTATGAGATTGATGAGGATGGTTATTTACAGGACTGGCAGGCTTGGCAGCCTGGGATAGCAGAATTAATGGCAAAAGAAGATGGGATTACCCTTACGCAAGAACACTGGGAAATCATTAATTTCTTAAGAGATTACTTTGTAAAGTTCCAGATTGCTCCAATGATTAAAATACTTGTTAAAGAAATTGGTAAGGTTATGGGTCCCGAGAAAGGTAATACTAAATATCTGTATCAGCTTTTCCCAGCTGGACCTGCAAAGCAGGCTTGTAGATATGCTGGACTCCCTAAACCAACTGGTTGTGTGTAA
- a CDS encoding RsbRD N-terminal domain-containing protein translates to MSLRDLLAEKRTSVIKKWFDLIIDNFPSDSSNFLKNQKDRFLNPLGHTISENIQGLFDELIHDTESEKIFLYLNDIMKINAVQDFSPSKAVSIIYLLKQVIKDELDDIEKNKFSEDLKFLETKIDNLTFLSFDIYMKFKERIFDLRVNEIRNMTFGLLKRANLISEIEDCESDIKVETVLTRNIKG, encoded by the coding sequence ATGAGTCTGAGAGACCTCCTCGCAGAAAAGAGAACATCTGTTATAAAAAAATGGTTTGACTTAATCATTGATAATTTTCCATCTGATTCTTCTAATTTCCTTAAAAATCAAAAAGATCGTTTTCTAAATCCATTAGGGCATACAATTTCTGAAAACATTCAAGGTCTTTTTGATGAACTTATTCATGATACCGAATCTGAGAAGATTTTTCTCTATCTTAATGACATTATGAAAATCAACGCCGTTCAGGATTTTTCTCCATCAAAAGCTGTCTCAATTATTTACCTGTTAAAACAAGTTATTAAGGATGAATTGGATGATATAGAAAAAAATAAATTCTCAGAAGACTTAAAGTTTCTTGAAACAAAAATTGACAATCTCACCTTTCTGTCTTTTGATATTTACATGAAATTTAAAGAAAGGATTTTTGATCTCAGAGTTAATGAAATAAGGAACATGACATTCGGGCTTTTAAAAAGAGCTAATCTAATTTCTGAGATAGAAGATTGCGAATCAGATATTAAAGTAGAAACAGTATTAACTCGAAACATAAAGGGGTAA